One region of Candidatus Peribacteraceae bacterium genomic DNA includes:
- a CDS encoding PfkB family carbohydrate kinase: protein MILAAGLTPSWQQICVLDDFQPGEVNRAQQVLWCASAKVCNVGIAIQHLGGSVLLLAPIGGVAANAIQKELDVLEVPHRLIPTKSPTRVCTTILDRKSGVTTEVVENAYPLLPFEVEAFRSAYFEEAQKAKIIVLSGSLPEGTTKTFYRDLAMNTRCPLVLDCRGPELLEALGSKPFVVKPNRDELGMTVGHHLNSENDVLAAMRMLNERGAQWVVVTHGSHPVLVSSLTGVYRLSTLPVANMMNPIGSGDALAATIAWGATEGHSLIESIRFGIAAAAQNVSQLLPCRINPVLLEAQAALVNVERL from the coding sequence ATGATTCTTGCAGCTGGACTTACCCCCTCATGGCAGCAGATCTGTGTCTTGGATGATTTTCAGCCAGGCGAGGTAAACCGCGCTCAGCAGGTTCTTTGGTGCGCTTCAGCAAAGGTGTGCAATGTTGGCATAGCCATACAACATTTAGGCGGCTCTGTTCTGCTGCTTGCTCCGATTGGAGGAGTGGCGGCAAATGCCATACAGAAGGAACTGGATGTACTTGAGGTTCCTCATCGTCTTATTCCGACGAAATCCCCTACTCGCGTCTGTACGACCATTTTGGATCGTAAATCCGGAGTGACCACAGAGGTGGTTGAGAATGCCTATCCATTATTACCGTTTGAAGTCGAGGCATTTCGATCTGCCTATTTCGAAGAAGCGCAGAAAGCGAAAATCATTGTTCTGTCAGGTTCTCTTCCGGAGGGAACAACCAAGACATTCTATCGTGATCTGGCTATGAACACTCGATGCCCCCTGGTCTTGGATTGTAGGGGGCCTGAGCTTCTCGAAGCTCTCGGCTCCAAGCCATTTGTTGTTAAACCGAATCGCGATGAGTTGGGTATGACCGTCGGTCATCACTTGAACAGTGAAAATGATGTACTTGCAGCGATGCGAATGCTCAATGAACGTGGGGCACAATGGGTTGTAGTCACGCACGGGTCTCATCCGGTCTTGGTAAGTTCGTTAACAGGTGTGTACCGTCTCTCGACGCTACCCGTTGCCAATATGATGAATCCCATTGGTTCCGGCGATGCTTTGGCAGCAACCATCGCATGGGGTGCTACTGAAGGACACTCGTTGATCGAGTCAATTCGCTTTGGAATAGCAGCAGCGGCACAAAACGTCAGCCAGCTTCTGCCCTGCAGGATCAATCCGGTCTTGCTGGAGGCACAAGCAGCGCTTGTAAATGTAGAGCGGCTGTGA
- the recG gene encoding ATP-dependent DNA helicase RecG, which translates to MPPLQLSTPLSAVLRTTKDHIKALEGMGLLTVEDLLLYLPRAHEDLSRMETITGAPLDQKVTIRGTVDHIKLVRIRGGKQMVTAKFMDTDGTLADVVWFNQPHIKRMLEEGADVVLTGKLAIRGSKVVFQSPQFEKEGAKPLVHSGRLVPIYPQHDFINTKWLREKMMLVKDAIERIPETLPPDVVREEKLVPRKEMVRSLHFPQTPEQVEQAMERFAFEQMYEMQRQALERKKAWQGAVQDRLRTPMDIELIRALFASLKFTPTASQKIAIYEILRDMEKDVPMSRLLEGDVGSGKTLVAVCVIANAVRHGGQCALMVPTEVLARQHAEGISRLLLNFHSFLQTQAAYPKDRFRLPTVTLLTGSTPRAEADAMKRGLASGLVDIVIGTHALIEETVRFKDLRLVIVDEQHRFGVVQRERLREKGSPHFLSMTATPIPRTLALTAYGDHDLSVLLEKPGRRQPIHTKVVAPSDRHVIEKFIDHEIDEGRQAFVICPLITESEELDDVRNVEQESKRLREAFPRRRISMLHGKLSPQEKQSIMKDFRDKKSDILVSTSVIEVGIDVPNATIILIEGAERFGLSQLHQLRGRVGRGDHKSHCFLFTTQQTQAHSPRLKAMEKYDSGFMLAEMDLRLRGPGEIFGTRQSGIPESFLQNLLKPELIARARRAVEKALFESEQPPVRPAL; encoded by the coding sequence ATGCCGCCACTGCAGCTTTCCACCCCGCTCTCGGCCGTCCTCCGCACCACCAAGGATCACATCAAGGCCTTGGAGGGGATGGGTTTGCTCACAGTGGAAGACCTCCTCCTGTACCTTCCGCGCGCCCATGAGGACCTGAGCCGCATGGAGACCATCACCGGTGCGCCGCTCGACCAAAAGGTGACGATCCGCGGCACGGTGGACCACATCAAGCTGGTGCGTATCCGCGGAGGGAAGCAGATGGTGACGGCGAAGTTCATGGATACGGACGGGACCCTGGCGGACGTCGTATGGTTCAACCAGCCGCACATCAAGCGCATGCTGGAGGAAGGCGCGGACGTGGTGCTCACGGGCAAGCTCGCCATCCGCGGTTCGAAGGTGGTGTTCCAGAGCCCGCAGTTTGAGAAGGAAGGGGCGAAACCGCTCGTGCACAGCGGCCGTCTCGTACCCATCTACCCCCAGCACGATTTTATCAACACCAAGTGGCTGCGGGAGAAGATGATGCTGGTGAAGGACGCCATTGAACGGATTCCGGAGACGCTGCCACCAGACGTGGTACGGGAGGAGAAGCTGGTACCGCGCAAGGAGATGGTTCGTTCCCTTCACTTCCCGCAAACGCCGGAACAAGTGGAACAGGCGATGGAACGTTTTGCATTCGAGCAGATGTACGAGATGCAACGACAGGCACTGGAGAGGAAGAAGGCATGGCAGGGCGCCGTGCAGGACCGCCTGCGCACCCCCATGGACATCGAACTCATCCGGGCGCTCTTCGCCTCGCTCAAGTTTACGCCGACGGCGAGTCAGAAGATCGCCATCTACGAAATCCTGCGGGACATGGAGAAGGACGTGCCCATGTCGCGCCTGCTGGAAGGAGACGTTGGGTCGGGGAAAACGCTCGTGGCCGTCTGCGTGATAGCCAATGCCGTGCGCCACGGCGGCCAATGCGCGCTCATGGTCCCCACCGAAGTGCTGGCGCGCCAGCACGCGGAAGGCATCTCCCGCCTCCTCCTCAACTTCCACTCGTTCCTGCAAACGCAAGCCGCGTACCCCAAGGACCGCTTCCGCCTCCCCACGGTCACGCTCCTCACGGGTTCCACGCCGCGCGCGGAAGCGGATGCGATGAAGAGGGGATTGGCCTCCGGCCTGGTGGACATCGTCATCGGCACGCACGCGCTCATCGAGGAGACGGTGCGGTTCAAGGACCTGCGGCTCGTGATCGTGGATGAGCAGCACCGCTTCGGCGTGGTGCAGCGCGAGCGACTGCGGGAGAAGGGGAGCCCGCACTTCCTCTCCATGACCGCCACGCCCATTCCCCGCACGCTCGCCCTCACGGCCTACGGTGACCACGACCTTTCCGTGCTTCTGGAGAAGCCGGGACGCCGCCAGCCGATCCATACCAAGGTGGTGGCGCCGAGCGACCGCCACGTGATAGAGAAGTTCATCGACCACGAGATCGACGAGGGGAGGCAGGCGTTCGTCATCTGCCCCCTCATCACCGAGAGCGAGGAGCTGGACGACGTACGCAACGTGGAGCAGGAATCGAAGCGGTTGCGCGAGGCCTTCCCCCGCCGACGCATCAGCATGCTCCACGGCAAGCTGTCGCCGCAGGAGAAACAGTCGATCATGAAGGACTTCCGGGACAAGAAATCCGACATCCTCGTTTCCACGTCCGTCATCGAAGTGGGGATCGACGTCCCCAACGCCACCATCATCCTCATCGAAGGCGCGGAACGCTTCGGCCTTTCGCAGCTGCACCAGTTGCGGGGGCGCGTGGGGCGCGGCGATCACAAGAGCCACTGCTTCCTGTTCACCACGCAACAGACGCAGGCGCACTCCCCCCGCCTGAAGGCGATGGAGAAGTACGACTCCGGCTTCATGCTGGCGGAGATGGACCTGCGTCTCCGCGGCCCCGGCGAGATCTTCGGCACGCGCCAGAGCGGCATCCCGGAATCCTTCCTGCAGAACCTCCTCAAACCGGAACTGATCGCCCGCGCCCGCCGCGCGGTGGAGAAGGCCTTGTTCGAGTCGGAACAGCCGCCGGTTCGTCCCGCCCTTTAA
- the miaA gene encoding tRNA (adenosine(37)-N6)-dimethylallyltransferase MiaA, giving the protein MSSLIDLHVRAETLRHLSLSERPLIVILGPTAGNKTSFAVDLAQVITTAPAFEKGEWKGAEIINADSRQLYKHLDIGTAKTMAEEMQGIPHHLIDVLDPKDQLTAAWYKARAQKTIAEIVGRKNVPLLVGGSMLYISAVVDDLQFVAPAAPSIRRAREEEYERDNGASLYKRIEEEDPATAKSFHRRNKPYVIRAAELLASGKKPSAVKKKGMSPYNLLMYGMEWDRDALNARIRARTKLMLERGWIEEVEGLLDRGCLPADPGMKSEGYREIMAYLRGEMEKDELEELIVTRTRQYAKRQMTWWGKDQRIRWIRH; this is encoded by the coding sequence ATGTCATCTTTGATTGACCTTCACGTCCGCGCAGAAACCCTGCGGCACTTGAGCCTCTCGGAACGGCCACTGATCGTCATTCTCGGCCCTACGGCCGGGAACAAGACGTCGTTCGCGGTGGATCTTGCGCAGGTGATTACGACAGCGCCGGCTTTTGAAAAAGGGGAGTGGAAAGGGGCGGAAATCATCAACGCCGATTCGCGGCAATTGTACAAGCACCTGGATATCGGGACGGCGAAGACGATGGCGGAAGAGATGCAAGGCATCCCGCACCACTTGATAGATGTTCTGGACCCGAAGGATCAACTCACCGCCGCGTGGTACAAGGCGCGCGCGCAAAAGACCATCGCGGAGATTGTGGGGAGGAAGAACGTTCCGCTCCTCGTGGGCGGCTCCATGTTGTACATCAGCGCCGTGGTGGATGACCTGCAGTTCGTTGCACCCGCGGCTCCCTCCATTCGACGTGCCAGGGAAGAAGAGTACGAACGCGACAATGGCGCATCTCTCTACAAGAGAATCGAAGAGGAGGATCCCGCCACGGCAAAGTCCTTCCACCGCCGCAACAAGCCGTACGTGATCCGCGCGGCGGAACTGTTGGCCTCGGGGAAGAAGCCGTCCGCCGTGAAGAAGAAGGGGATGTCTCCGTACAATCTTCTCATGTACGGGATGGAATGGGACCGCGACGCACTCAACGCGCGCATCAGGGCACGGACGAAACTGATGCTGGAACGCGGGTGGATTGAGGAAGTGGAAGGGCTCCTGGACCGCGGATGTCTTCCCGCCGACCCCGGGATGAAGAGCGAAGGCTACCGTGAGATCATGGCGTACTTGCGGGGGGAGATGGAGAAGGACGAGCTGGAAGAACTGATCGTGACGCGCACGCGCCAGTACGCAAAAAGGCAGATGACGTGGTGGGGGAAGGATCAGAGGATTCGGTGGATTCGTCATTGA
- a CDS encoding ATP-dependent Clp protease proteolytic subunit produces the protein MHPQIQFVASKLARSGYSLENFIVPTVIEKTQFGERVYDIYSRLLEDRVVFLGTPINDDVANAIIAQLLFLEKQDPKKDIILYVNSPGGQVTSTLAMYDTMQYVQPDISTVCLGMAASGGAVILMGGSKGKRFALPHAEIMIHQPLGGTEGQATDIAIHAEHIINTKNLLNDLIAQHSGKKIEQVKVDTERDKFMSAQEALEYGLIDKIIAKITQK, from the coding sequence ATGCATCCCCAAATCCAGTTTGTCGCTTCGAAACTCGCCAGGTCAGGTTATTCCCTTGAAAACTTCATTGTCCCTACGGTCATAGAGAAGACGCAGTTCGGCGAGCGCGTGTACGACATCTACTCGCGCCTTCTGGAGGACCGCGTGGTGTTCCTCGGAACGCCCATCAACGACGATGTGGCCAACGCCATCATCGCGCAGCTCCTCTTCCTGGAGAAGCAGGATCCCAAGAAGGACATCATCCTCTACGTCAATTCCCCGGGCGGGCAGGTCACCTCCACCCTCGCCATGTACGACACCATGCAGTACGTGCAGCCGGATATTTCCACGGTCTGTCTCGGCATGGCCGCGTCCGGCGGCGCCGTGATCCTCATGGGCGGCTCCAAGGGAAAGCGCTTCGCGCTCCCGCATGCGGAGATCATGATCCACCAACCGCTCGGGGGCACGGAAGGGCAGGCGACGGACATCGCCATCCACGCCGAACACATCATCAACACGAAGAACCTCCTCAATGACCTCATTGCGCAGCACTCGGGGAAGAAGATCGAGCAGGTGAAAGTGGATACCGAGCGCGACAAGTTCATGAGCGCGCAGGAGGCTTTGGAGTACGGGTTGATTGACAAGATCATTGCGAAAATCACCCAGAAATGA
- a CDS encoding tRNA guanosine(34) transglycosylase Tgt, translating into MFTLVTANAEGRRGRLITAHGVLETPFFMPVGTAGAMKGLTHEDLLALGAEVLLCNTYHLHIRPGEDVVADAGGLHAFINWEKPILTDSGGFQVFSLEALRKVTDEGVSFQSHLDGAPLFLGPEEAMEIQHRLGSDIIMCFDQCPPSKAPRAEIEAAVERTIKWAAECKRVHERWRNQKMQKMQKKQRNNHRSVSEENSCHSSDSSDSSESSASTPLLFAIVQGGLHRDLRKKCAEELIAIGFDGYAIGGLAVGEEEDEMFGVLDDVCPLLPKDKPRYLMGVGRISQMVTAVSKGIDMFDSVLPMREARHGTIYLSDGSTIRILNNKFVHDHSPIDPHSPSPFSRTYKKSYLNHLMRSGERLGETIACMQNMGMTLMEIRKLRESTIAQGNAK; encoded by the coding sequence ATGTTCACGTTGGTTACGGCGAACGCCGAAGGGAGGCGCGGCAGGTTGATAACGGCGCATGGTGTGCTGGAAACGCCGTTCTTCATGCCGGTGGGGACGGCGGGGGCCATGAAGGGATTGACGCATGAGGACCTGCTTGCGCTGGGGGCGGAGGTTCTCCTCTGCAACACGTACCACCTTCACATCCGCCCCGGGGAGGACGTTGTGGCAGATGCCGGAGGGCTCCATGCGTTCATCAATTGGGAGAAGCCGATCCTCACGGATTCGGGAGGCTTCCAGGTCTTCTCCCTTGAGGCATTGCGGAAGGTGACGGATGAAGGTGTTTCCTTTCAATCGCACCTCGACGGCGCCCCCCTCTTCCTCGGCCCCGAAGAAGCGATGGAGATCCAGCACAGGCTGGGTTCGGACATCATCATGTGTTTCGACCAGTGTCCGCCGTCCAAAGCGCCCCGTGCGGAGATCGAAGCGGCGGTTGAGCGGACGATCAAGTGGGCGGCTGAGTGTAAACGTGTTCATGAGCGGTGGAGGAATCAGAAGATGCAGAAGATGCAGAAGAAGCAGAGGAACAATCACCGTTCTGTTTCCGAAGAGAATAGCTGCCATTCCTCTGACTCTTCTGATTCCTCTGAATCCTCTGCATCCACCCCATTACTCTTCGCCATTGTCCAAGGAGGCCTGCACCGTGACCTTCGCAAAAAATGCGCGGAAGAGCTCATCGCCATCGGCTTCGACGGGTACGCCATCGGTGGGCTGGCCGTTGGTGAGGAGGAGGACGAAATGTTCGGCGTCCTCGATGACGTGTGCCCCCTGCTCCCCAAGGACAAGCCGCGGTACCTGATGGGCGTGGGGAGGATCAGCCAAATGGTGACGGCGGTTTCCAAAGGGATCGATATGTTCGATTCCGTACTGCCCATGCGCGAAGCGCGGCACGGCACCATCTACCTTTCTGACGGCTCGACGATCCGTATCCTCAACAACAAATTCGTGCACGACCATTCCCCCATCGATCCCCACTCCCCTTCCCCCTTCTCCCGCACATACAAGAAGAGCTACCTCAACCACCTGATGCGTTCGGGCGAGAGGCTCGGGGAAACCATTGCGTGCATGCAGAACATGGGGATGACGCTGATGGAGATACGAAAGTTGAGGGAGAGCACTATCGCACAGGGGAATGCAAAATGA
- the rplU gene encoding 50S ribosomal protein L21: MYAIVDIAGFQEKVEKGMKLKVPLLKGDTGASVTFEKVLLIADGDAITLGTPFVEGATIGAKILSVGKGEKVRVQKAHRRKRYRRVYGHRQDFTEIEVTVITTK, translated from the coding sequence ATGTACGCAATCGTAGACATCGCCGGGTTCCAGGAAAAAGTGGAGAAGGGTATGAAACTCAAGGTGCCTCTGCTGAAGGGCGACACGGGTGCCTCTGTCACGTTCGAGAAGGTCCTTCTCATAGCCGATGGCGACGCCATTACGCTGGGAACGCCCTTCGTGGAAGGCGCAACGATCGGCGCGAAGATCCTGAGTGTCGGGAAGGGAGAGAAAGTCCGCGTGCAGAAGGCGCACCGCCGCAAGCGCTACCGCCGTGTGTATGGCCACAGGCAGGATTTTACGGAGATTGAGGTAACGGTGATCACGACGAAATAA
- a CDS encoding sulfite exporter TauE/SafE family protein encodes MSKNHQQDVVTAHFRIVGMHCASCELLLERKLKALPGITGVSVNHRTGKAALSADAAHPPSPERIEETIRAAGYRIADADSSDALPVEADKTKWKEIGASLVILFALWKLLQAFDLTSLLPDTTGGAVGLGGVLLIGLVAGTSSCLAVTGGLLLAIAGKYNEANRSQTAWQKFQPLLRFNIGRLASYFVLGGVVGLIGQSITISARMTGVMNLAVAFIMLWLALSMLGLLPKQSFIRPPKRLSHWIAGLAEHSHPLAPFALGALTFFLPCGFTQSLQLVALASGNVVTGALTMFVFALGTLPSLLGISAVSSTAKGTGRRLFLRFAGTLVLVLALYNGNNALALNGIDLGGMFFPGQSGAAAFAVEKDGKQEVRMAVQSYRYQPDTLTIKAGVPVRWVVDGTGASGCTSAIVIPSLDVFRVLERGENVIEFTATKTGKLPFSCSMGMVRGTFTVI; translated from the coding sequence ATGTCAAAGAATCATCAACAGGACGTCGTCACTGCGCACTTCCGCATCGTAGGTATGCACTGCGCCAGTTGCGAGCTTCTCCTGGAGCGGAAACTCAAAGCGCTTCCGGGCATCACCGGCGTATCGGTGAACCACAGGACGGGCAAAGCCGCGCTCAGCGCGGATGCGGCGCATCCCCCTTCCCCTGAGCGGATCGAAGAGACCATACGTGCGGCGGGATACCGCATAGCGGATGCCGATTCGTCAGACGCCCTTCCCGTGGAAGCGGACAAGACGAAATGGAAGGAAATCGGCGCATCGCTCGTCATTCTCTTCGCGCTGTGGAAACTCCTGCAAGCGTTCGATCTCACGTCCCTCCTGCCGGATACCACCGGCGGCGCCGTGGGCTTGGGCGGTGTGCTGCTCATCGGCCTCGTCGCCGGCACGTCCAGTTGCCTGGCGGTGACGGGAGGCCTGCTCCTCGCCATCGCGGGGAAGTACAACGAGGCGAACCGGTCGCAGACGGCGTGGCAGAAGTTCCAGCCCCTCCTCCGGTTCAACATCGGCCGCCTCGCATCCTACTTCGTACTCGGCGGCGTGGTGGGCCTCATCGGGCAATCCATCACCATCAGCGCGCGGATGACGGGCGTCATGAATCTTGCGGTGGCATTCATCATGCTGTGGCTCGCCCTTTCCATGCTGGGTTTGCTTCCCAAGCAATCGTTCATAAGGCCGCCAAAGCGCCTCTCCCATTGGATCGCCGGACTGGCGGAGCACTCCCATCCGCTCGCCCCCTTCGCGCTGGGCGCACTCACGTTCTTCCTGCCCTGCGGGTTCACGCAGTCGCTGCAGCTCGTAGCGCTCGCTTCCGGAAACGTTGTAACCGGGGCACTCACCATGTTCGTCTTCGCGCTGGGCACGCTCCCCTCCCTGCTCGGCATCAGCGCCGTAAGTTCCACGGCCAAGGGAACGGGGCGGCGACTGTTCCTGCGCTTCGCGGGGACGCTCGTCCTCGTCCTCGCGCTCTACAACGGAAACAACGCGCTCGCGCTCAACGGCATCGACCTGGGAGGCATGTTCTTCCCGGGGCAATCCGGCGCGGCGGCTTTTGCCGTGGAGAAGGACGGAAAACAGGAAGTGCGCATGGCCGTCCAGAGCTACCGGTACCAACCGGACACGCTCACCATCAAAGCGGGCGTGCCCGTCCGCTGGGTGGTGGACGGGACGGGCGCCTCGGGTTGCACCAGCGCCATCGTCATCCCCTCACTCGACGTCTTCCGTGTGCTCGAACGCGGCGAGAATGTGATTGAATTCACCGCAACGAAAACGGGAAAGCTGCCTTTTAGCTGTTCCATGGGGATGGTACGCGGTACCTTTACCGTCATCTAA
- a CDS encoding thioredoxin domain-containing protein: MNAVQWQKSSSSSKDPSPKSASSKHSSNIWFPVSLGLIGVIVGYTIGNWTQVTGSLALDPNGVPSVQEDQQSSPPRYEDMPAVDFTKDHFKGNTDADIALVEYTDYECPYCRSAHPTLEQLEADYGGKVVWVLRQFPLTSIHPNALPAAEASECVAELGGNDSFWTFTNAVMTQQDAFGKLPELAQTAGVDGAVFTACIESGKYKQEIQDESAAGSAAGVQGTPATFVVNLKTQETQFVSGAQSYEGFKSVIDSMLL; the protein is encoded by the coding sequence ATGAACGCAGTGCAATGGCAGAAATCATCGTCATCCTCAAAAGACCCTTCCCCCAAGAGCGCGTCCTCCAAGCATTCCTCCAACATCTGGTTTCCCGTCTCCCTGGGGCTCATCGGCGTCATCGTCGGTTACACCATCGGGAATTGGACACAGGTGACGGGAAGCCTCGCACTCGATCCGAACGGGGTTCCGTCCGTGCAGGAGGATCAGCAATCGTCCCCACCCCGGTATGAAGATATGCCGGCAGTGGACTTTACAAAGGACCACTTCAAAGGGAATACGGACGCCGACATCGCCCTTGTGGAATACACGGACTACGAATGTCCCTACTGCAGAAGCGCACATCCCACGCTGGAGCAGCTTGAAGCCGATTACGGCGGTAAAGTCGTGTGGGTACTGCGCCAGTTTCCGCTCACGAGCATCCATCCCAACGCGCTGCCTGCGGCGGAAGCGTCGGAATGCGTCGCGGAGCTCGGCGGGAACGACTCATTCTGGACGTTCACGAACGCCGTCATGACGCAGCAAGACGCCTTCGGTAAGCTTCCGGAACTGGCCCAAACGGCGGGAGTGGACGGCGCGGTGTTCACCGCATGCATCGAAAGCGGCAAGTATAAGCAGGAAATCCAGGATGAGAGCGCCGCGGGGTCTGCGGCAGGGGTGCAAGGGACACCCGCGACCTTCGTGGTGAACCTCAAGACGCAGGAGACGCAGTTTGTCAGCGGAGCGCAGTCCTACGAGGGCTTCAAGTCCGTCATCGATTCCATGTTGTTGTAA
- a CDS encoding heavy-metal-associated domain-containing protein: MQTTVSIPGMHCASCAALVKDVTSAFPEIRHIEVDLETRRVTMEHDDAFTIEHWKDEVQGLGEEYTVYPVASNA, encoded by the coding sequence ATGCAAACCACTGTTTCCATCCCCGGCATGCATTGCGCGTCCTGCGCGGCGCTCGTGAAGGATGTCACGTCCGCATTCCCGGAGATACGGCACATTGAAGTGGATTTGGAGACGCGGCGCGTGACGATGGAGCATGACGATGCGTTCACCATCGAACATTGGAAGGACGAAGTGCAGGGATTGGGGGAGGAATACACGGTGTATCCCGTCGCCTCGAACGCCTGA
- a CDS encoding metal-sensing transcriptional repressor, translating to MNPQKKKTLIALRKARTLLSVVERMVQKDEYCIDIMQQTLASIGLLKGVHAKLMEGHLDSCFINAMRARNSQQKERMIKEILTVSKLANK from the coding sequence ATGAATCCCCAGAAGAAGAAAACGCTCATCGCGCTGCGCAAGGCACGGACGCTCCTCTCCGTGGTCGAACGGATGGTGCAGAAGGATGAGTACTGCATCGACATCATGCAGCAGACGCTCGCCTCCATCGGCTTGCTCAAGGGAGTGCACGCAAAACTCATGGAAGGGCACCTGGACAGCTGTTTCATCAATGCCATGAGGGCGCGCAATAGCCAACAGAAAGAGAGAATGATCAAGGAGATCCTCACGGTGTCGAAGCTGGCGAACAAGTGA